In Planococcus shixiaomingii, the DNA window ATGATTTGACTTAGTGGACAGCCGTTTTTTTGTTATAATGAGATGATGAAAAAAACGCAAGGTTAGGTGAATCATTTTGGACTTTCAAACGTGGCGCCATGTATTTAAATTAGATCCGGCAAAATCAATTTCTGATGAACATTTGGAACGAATTTGCGAATCCGGGACTGATGCCATCTTGATTGGCGGCAGTGATAATGTCACACTCGACAATGTCCTTGATTTAATGGCGAGAGTTCGCCGCTATAGCGTACCGGTGGCATTGGAAGTTTCCGTCCTTGATTCAGTGACGCCTGGGTTTGATTTTTATTTTATTCCGACGGTGCTGAACAGTGAAAATCCATTATGGATAAAGGGAATGCATCATGAGGCGATTCGGGAGTACGGCGATATCATGGACTGGGAAGAACTTGTTCCGGAAGGCTATTGCATTTTGAATGCCAACTGCAAAGCGGCCAAGTTGACAGAAGCGAAAACCGATCTGCCTTTGGAAGATGTCATTGCATATGCACGGATGGCCGAACATTTTTTCCGCTTGCCGATCTTCTATTTGGAATACAGCGGAATGTACGGCGATATTAATGTGGTTGAACAAGTCAAAGAACAACTGTCTAAAACAAAATTATTTTACGGCGGCGGCATCGACTCGCCCGAAAAAGCGCGTGAAATGGCAGCGGCGGCTGACACGGTCGTTGTTGGGAATATCATATACGAGAATTTAAATAAAGCGATTGAAACTGTCCAAGCTGTTGCGGAAACAGAGCGTCAATCGTTATAATGATAAGAACGAATGTTCGAGGTGGTGCACAATGGAAATCATTACAAAGAATTTACTCAAAGGGATGAACCCTGAACAAGAACAAGCAGTTAAAACGACGGAAGGCCCGTTATTGATCATGGCCGGTGCAGGATCTGGAAAAACGCGGGTGCTGACGCATCGTATTGCTTATTTAGTGCTGGAAAAACAAGTTTACCCATCCAATATTTTGGCAATTACATTTACAAACAAAGCAGCGCGTGAAATGCGCAACCGGATTGACGGTTTGCTTGGACACGGGACAGGCGAACGCATGTGGGTCTCGACATTCCACTCGATGTGCGTACGTATTTTGCGCCGGGACATCGACCGCATGGGCTTTAGCAAAAGCTTTTCGATTTTGGATACAACCGATCAATTGTCGGTGATTAAAAATGTCTTGAAAGAGCAAAACTTGGATCCGAAGAAATACGAACCACGCACGATGCTGAACGCTATTTCGTCGTCGAAAAACGAATGCATCGATGCAGCGGAATTTGCAGCGAATATGAATCAGCACAATCCGTATGAAAAAACGGTATCAGATGTATATACAGCTTATGAGAAGCGTCTGAAAAAAAACCAGTCACTCGATTTTGATGATTTGATCATGACGACTTTGAAATTGTTCAACACGGTTCCTGAAGTGCTGGAATTCTATCAAAACAAATTCCATTACATTCACGTGGATGAATACCAAGATACGAACAATGCGCAGTATCAGCTTGTCCAAAAGCTTGCGAGCAAGTTTAAGAATATATGTGTAGTAGGCGACTCCGATCAATCGATTTATCGTTGGCGCGGAGCGGATATCAAAAATATCTTATCGTTTGAAAAAGATTATCCGAATGCCAAAGTAATTATGCTTGAGCAAAATTACCGATCTACAAAACGGATTTTACAAGCGGCAAACGACGTCATCCAGAAAAACACCAGCCGCTATCCGAAAGAATTGCGGACTGACAACGCGGAAGGCCCGGCGATCACTTTGCATAAAGCGGGCGATGAGCGCCAAGAAGCGCAGTTTGTGGTTCAGACCATCCAAAAGTTGATGGATGAAGAAGACTACAAAACTTCCGATTTTGCGATTTTGTACCGGACCAATGCCCAGTCGCGGATCATGGAGGAAATGTTCGTGAAGTCGAACATGCATTACACGATTGTCGGCGGCACGAAGTTCTATGACCGCAAAGAAATTAAGGACTTGCTGGCTTATTTGCGCTTAATTGCCAATAATGATGATGATTTGTCATTGGCACGCGTTATCAATGAACCGAAACGCGGCATCGGGGCTACATCTTTCGAACGTATGGCGCGCTTTGCCATCGATCAGGACCGCACCATCATGGATTCGCTGCAGGAAGTCGACTTTATGGGCTTGTCGCCGAAGACAGCACAGACGGTAATGGAATTCCGATCGATGATCGACGGTTTTACGCAAATGCAGGAATTTTTGTCGGTGACGGAATTGGTGGAAGAAGTATTAAAAAAATCCGGCTATCGCCAAATGCTGCAAGCAGACAAAACAATTGAAGGCGAGAGCCGATTAGAGAATATAGAAGAGTTTTTAACCGTAACAAAAGCGTTTGAAAAACAAAGTGATGATAAATCGCTGGTGGCATTCTTGACGGATTTGGCGCTGATCTCAGATATCGATTCACTTGATGATGAAGAAGAAACAGACGGCCCAATCATCTTGATGACCATGCACGCGGCGAAGGGACTGGAGTTTCCGGTAGTCTTCATCATCGGACTTGAAGAAAACGTCTTCCCGCATTCCCGCTCCAATAACGACGATGAGGAAATGGAAGAAGAACGCCGGCTTGCTTACGTGGGAATCACACGTGCTGAAAAGCGGTTGTATTTGACGCATGCTTCATCGCGCACCTTATTCGGCAAAAGCAGCTACAATATGCCATCCCGTTTTATCAGTGAAATTTCCGAAGAGTTGATTGAATCGACTGTTGCTCACCATAGAGCTGGTGCAACGACAAGCTATAAACAAGCGCCAAGACGTGCAGCGGTATCTCGCCCTGCTTATCAGTCATCAGGCGGCGACAAATTGGGCTGGAAACCAGGAGACCGTGCGAAACATAAAAAATGGGGCACTGGAACTGTGGTTAGCGTGAAAGGCGAAGGAGAACAAACAGAACTGGATATTGCCTTCCCGACCCCTGTCGGCATCAAACGGCTGCTGGCGAAGTTCGCACCGATTGAAAAAGTATAAGCGGGAGGAAAGAAAATGGATCGTTTAGAAGCAGAACAACGGGTAATTGAATTGAACGAACAACTCCGTGGCTATGGCCATGCTTATTATGTGCTGGATAAACCGGCTGTTCCCGATGCGGTTTATGATCAATTGCTCCAAGAATTGATCAATTTGGAAACGATGTATCCGGATTTGATTTTTCCGGATTCCCCAACCCAGCGTATCGGCGGAACACCGCTTTCCAATTTTGACAAAGTCACACACGAGCAGCCGATGCTCAGCTTGTCGAACGCTTTCAATGAAGAAGATATCCGTGATTTTGACCGCCGCGTCCGCAGCGGAGCGGGTGACGAAATCGAATATGTCTGCGAACTGAAAATTGATGGCTTAGCCGTTTCGTTAACATACGAAAACGGCAAGTTTATCCGCGGCGCTACACGCGGCGACGGCCGAATCGGAGAAGACATTACCGTCAATTTACGGACTGTCCGAACGATTCCTTTGAAATTGAAAAAACCTGTCTCTATTGAGGTGCGCGGAGAAGTGTTCATGCCGGAAAAATCGTTTCTGCAATTAAACGAGGAACGCGCAGAACGCGGCGAAGAACTATTTGCTAACCCAAGGAATGCAGCAGCGGGGTCACTCCGCCAGCTGGATTCGAAAATTACAGCTAGCCGCAATCTGGATGTCTTCATTTATGGAATTGGCGGAGACGGCGAATCGTACGGGTTAGGCGAACATGAAAAAACGCTTCAATATGTTGCTGAACTTGGCTTTAAGACGAATAATGAGCGCCAAGTGTGCCGCAGCGTTGAAGAAGTTCTGGCGTTCATCGAAAAATGGACGGAAAAACGTTCTGATTTATCTTATGAAATCGACGGCATTGTCATCAAAGTGAACCGTTATCTTCAGCAACAGGAACTAGGTTTCACGGCGAAGAGCCCGAAATGGGCAACTGCCTATAAATTCCCTGCTGAAGAAGTGTTGAGCACATTGCGTGACATCGAATTAAGTGTAGGACGGACAGGCGTCGTCACACCGACCGCTATTTTGGATCCGGTATTGGTTGCGGGATCGACTGTACAACGAGCTTCGCTACATAATGAAGACTTGATTCGCGAAAAAGACATCCGCATCGGCGATAAGGTAATTGTCCGCAAAGCGGGAGACGTCATCCCGGAAATCGTTGCTTCCTTGAAAGAGCAGCGCACTGGAAAGGAACTTCCTTTCGAAATGCCAAAAACTTGCCCGGCATGCGATGCAGAACTTGTCCGGATTGAAGGAGAAGTGGCGCTTCGCTGCGTTAATCCGAAATGCCCGGCGCAAATTACAGAAGGGCTCATTCATTTTGTGTCACGAAATGCCATGAACATTGATGGATTGGGTGTCAAAGTCATTGAGCAATTGTACCGTGAAGGGCTGATTGCCGACATTTCCGATATTTATAAGCTGACGAAAGAGCAATTGCTGAATTTAGAGCGGATGGGTGAAAAATCAGCTTCGAATTTAATTGCTGCCATCGATGCTTCAAGATCGAATTCAATGGAGAAATTATTGTTCGGACTCGGCATTCGCCACGTAGGAGAAAAAGGCGCGCGCATCTTGTCCGAGCATTTTGGATCTATGGAAAAACTGATGGAAGCGACTGTCGAGGAATTGAAGGAAATTCATGAAATCGGCGACAAAATGGCGGATTCGCTTGTAGCTTATTTTGCGGCTGAAGAAGTTCGCGAATTAATGGAACGTTTAGCCGCAGCAAACGTCAATTTAACATACACTGGAAAACGCATCCGCGTAGAAGCTGGAACCAACGCTTTTGCCGGCAAGAAAATCGTCTTAACAGGAAAATTGGAAAAGATGACTCGAAATGAAGCCGGAGCCAAAATTGAGGCGCTCGGCGGACAACTTTCCGGCAGTGTCAGCAAAAAGACCGATTTGTTGATTGCGGGCGAAGAAGCTGGTTCAAAATTGGCGAAAGCGATGGAATTGAAAGTGGATGTTTGGGACGAAGAACGTCTCATCGAGGAATTGAACAAATAAGGAGATTTTTACATGAAACGCATATGGTGGATTCCGATCAGCATGCTGCTGCTCACGGGATGTGTTCCTTCCGTGACCGATGAAACGGAAGTTCTTAATACAGAAGAAGAAGTAGAAACAGCAATCATCCCGAGCATGCAATTGGATGCCCAATATTACCGGACGTTGCTGCCTTATAAGCAAAGTGCAACTCGCGGGAAGATCATCAACCGGATGAATTCGCGCTACGACATTAAAGAAGCTGAAAACGGGCTGCTCCGCTTGTCCCAAAACCAATTTTCGCCAGAT includes these proteins:
- the ligA gene encoding NAD-dependent DNA ligase LigA; amino-acid sequence: MDRLEAEQRVIELNEQLRGYGHAYYVLDKPAVPDAVYDQLLQELINLETMYPDLIFPDSPTQRIGGTPLSNFDKVTHEQPMLSLSNAFNEEDIRDFDRRVRSGAGDEIEYVCELKIDGLAVSLTYENGKFIRGATRGDGRIGEDITVNLRTVRTIPLKLKKPVSIEVRGEVFMPEKSFLQLNEERAERGEELFANPRNAAAGSLRQLDSKITASRNLDVFIYGIGGDGESYGLGEHEKTLQYVAELGFKTNNERQVCRSVEEVLAFIEKWTEKRSDLSYEIDGIVIKVNRYLQQQELGFTAKSPKWATAYKFPAEEVLSTLRDIELSVGRTGVVTPTAILDPVLVAGSTVQRASLHNEDLIREKDIRIGDKVIVRKAGDVIPEIVASLKEQRTGKELPFEMPKTCPACDAELVRIEGEVALRCVNPKCPAQITEGLIHFVSRNAMNIDGLGVKVIEQLYREGLIADISDIYKLTKEQLLNLERMGEKSASNLIAAIDASRSNSMEKLLFGLGIRHVGEKGARILSEHFGSMEKLMEATVEELKEIHEIGDKMADSLVAYFAAEEVRELMERLAAANVNLTYTGKRIRVEAGTNAFAGKKIVLTGKLEKMTRNEAGAKIEALGGQLSGSVSKKTDLLIAGEEAGSKLAKAMELKVDVWDEERLIEELNK
- the pcrA gene encoding DNA helicase PcrA, giving the protein MEIITKNLLKGMNPEQEQAVKTTEGPLLIMAGAGSGKTRVLTHRIAYLVLEKQVYPSNILAITFTNKAAREMRNRIDGLLGHGTGERMWVSTFHSMCVRILRRDIDRMGFSKSFSILDTTDQLSVIKNVLKEQNLDPKKYEPRTMLNAISSSKNECIDAAEFAANMNQHNPYEKTVSDVYTAYEKRLKKNQSLDFDDLIMTTLKLFNTVPEVLEFYQNKFHYIHVDEYQDTNNAQYQLVQKLASKFKNICVVGDSDQSIYRWRGADIKNILSFEKDYPNAKVIMLEQNYRSTKRILQAANDVIQKNTSRYPKELRTDNAEGPAITLHKAGDERQEAQFVVQTIQKLMDEEDYKTSDFAILYRTNAQSRIMEEMFVKSNMHYTIVGGTKFYDRKEIKDLLAYLRLIANNDDDLSLARVINEPKRGIGATSFERMARFAIDQDRTIMDSLQEVDFMGLSPKTAQTVMEFRSMIDGFTQMQEFLSVTELVEEVLKKSGYRQMLQADKTIEGESRLENIEEFLTVTKAFEKQSDDKSLVAFLTDLALISDIDSLDDEEETDGPIILMTMHAAKGLEFPVVFIIGLEENVFPHSRSNNDDEEMEEERRLAYVGITRAEKRLYLTHASSRTLFGKSSYNMPSRFISEISEELIESTVAHHRAGATTSYKQAPRRAAVSRPAYQSSGGDKLGWKPGDRAKHKKWGTGTVVSVKGEGEQTELDIAFPTPVGIKRLLAKFAPIEKV
- a CDS encoding heptaprenylglyceryl phosphate synthase; amino-acid sequence: MDFQTWRHVFKLDPAKSISDEHLERICESGTDAILIGGSDNVTLDNVLDLMARVRRYSVPVALEVSVLDSVTPGFDFYFIPTVLNSENPLWIKGMHHEAIREYGDIMDWEELVPEGYCILNANCKAAKLTEAKTDLPLEDVIAYARMAEHFFRLPIFYLEYSGMYGDINVVEQVKEQLSKTKLFYGGGIDSPEKAREMAAAADTVVVGNIIYENLNKAIETVQAVAETERQSL